Below is a genomic region from Carassius auratus strain Wakin chromosome 2, ASM336829v1, whole genome shotgun sequence.
GAGCAGGGTTGATCTCCATTGTCTTCATACCAGAGAATGGCCTATCTTGTCCTCATTCCATCGGAGTCATTTATCTACAGTTTTTGAATGCTTCCTAGTCAAACTTGAATATGCAATGAAGAGCCAGGGCTTTGTGGCGGAAATATAATTAAGGCAGTGAAAGATGTAGAGGGTGAAGAATGGGGATGACATCAGGCCAATTTCACACTTGGCACTCGGATGGCCAAGCCAAAGCCAGGCTCTTGCCACGCAACACAGATCAAAGCACACTGCCAGTTCAGAAAAAGCAAAAAAGGATTCAAGTATGCTAATCTCCaggacaaatatattttaatcttgtTAGAACACAAGTTAATGCAACAGCTCAGTGGTTGAACTTTATAGAGAATTTAAGGGGAGATCAAATTTCACTTAAATCTTTTCAATGTGTATAACTTCAGGTCCATTCTGACTTAGGTCATTGTACTAAATGGTTAATCATACAGTTGACATGatcaagaataaaaaataaaaaaacattcattggGAATGTCCCCACTTCAGAGCAGACAAGTAGCTCTACCTAGCATGAAAGCATTTTGCATGCGTGGGAAATTGATGTTTATTTGTCCACTTCCCTTAGTTTTGAGTCACAGCCCAGTGCATCTTGGTAACACTTAATCGGGTAACATACTTAAAATGCACATACACAGAGCTGGGTAAACAATAGAAAAACTACTTTGTAGCTTACAACACAACCAACTTTTTAAACAGCAAGCTGTTTCCAGAGGTATAgttacatgcatttaaaatttcagtttagtatgagaagaaaaaaaaagtgatctgaGAAATGAAAAACTTGCAAGAACAGCAAAGTTCATGTTAATGGAAACAGCCTTCAACCATTGCATAACTTTGCTCTTCTGGTGTTTCATTAGCTGATCTAGGGCTTTTGGGTGCAACCTTGCAAGGGCAGTGATTTAATCCCAATGTTACTAGTCTACACTCATTAAAAAGgagttaaataaagtttttatactACTTTTCTTTggattatgcattaaatttaaGCAAAAACCTAAAAGAAAGGACTTCATAAATACATCAACCGATCATCTGAAACACCCATGCATTATATTTCCCAAAAAGAAGCAGTCATCATGTAGGTTCTTGAATATATCTTTGTGATGTCTAACATTTTCCCCAAGGTGCACAGAGAGCAGAATTGTTTAACAATGCAACAATTTTTGTAATTTTCCCCCTCAGTGATTTGGCTGACACCCATATCCAGACCAACTCACAGAGCTAAACAATGATGGCGTCTCTTGCTCCTTTACTCTCCCAAAGCAGGACCTGCCCCTGTGCTGCTGCCACAGCAGCGCATGCGTGGTTCTGCATGGAGGGAGCTGTGAGGGAAGGGTGCGAAAGGCATGCCATCATGCTTACCCAGCGGCCATGTTCAATAGCCTGACTTGGACAGATATGGGACATCAGaacgagaaaaaaagaaaaagtgctgtGAATCGATTTGGTACTTACGGAATCTTATGGGCCTGTTAACGGTTCCTCAGaaattattcagaattataaAATGTGGCAAGTATGAAAACAAATGACTAATTTCACcactttatttgaaatattttattttattttatcacaggTAAGTGCTTCATAAATCGCAATGGTAATACCATGAATGCCATGTCAAGTTCACTGAAATTAATTGAGTTTAAAAAGTACTACGGAATTAAACATGTCAATTACAAGTCATTGGAATAAAATCTATTTAACACCAATGTAGTCAagtagttttataaatatatatatttaatacaggaAGAGGGTGCCCACTTATCTGCAGTGGAAGCAGTTATAATACACTTTACtaacgtcaaataattttttatcatcataatttagtcaaaaaaataataattctaaaccATAATACACATTAGGAAAATGTTTGAGGTCTTAATTTTTTGGTCCAGGTTTTTAAGTGTCTCCAGGTCTTCAGCAGTCGCTCATGTGAAACTAAAGTTCGCGGTGCTGGAAAACAGAGCTCTTACAGTGACCTGGatatgtgaagaaaacaaaaagtcaTAGAATTATGTAAGCGTTtgatacaaacaaaaataaaaatgctactgAAATCCTATTTCAGAGTGACTTCTTAGTTttatacagcacacacacacacaccagattaAGGGAATGCTATTTCTACATAGGGCATATTAATTTAATAGTTTCTATACACTTTCCCAGtaagcaataataatatttcagataatCACACATAGTAAATTTAGACGTTGATTACAATAATTCCAGCAAAATGTCTCATGCAGATTTTACAGGACTGCAAATTAGTGAATGGTGCAAGAGGcataatgtaaaaagaaaaagctaCATTTAGATCAAACATCTCATAAAGTTACaagtttgattttaaaaagaagaaccaataacaatataaatagcATGTTTAatgtcaagcaaaaaaaaaaaaaaaaaaaaaatcccaatcaTTTAAAAACCACATTCATATTTGTATGTAGAAAAGCACTagaaaagtgcattaaaaaaaaaatggaacacaCTTTATGCACAGTGCAAATCAAGACAACACCATTGTTCAGGTTTTCAGTGTAAACATGCTTAAAACTGAATGAAAGAAGGTATAATGCATTGTACATAAATACCTGATATTTCACTGCACAAAGTCTTAGACACATGGCCGGCCTCACTGGCGAAGAGAGAGATGATATCATCTTCCAACTCTTCCACAATGCTTTCACACTGccatcaacatttaaaaaatatagttaGCATTCTATGAGCACGTTTACAGTAAATCAGCAATCACATCAttaaatattaggggtgtaacgatacgcgtattcgtattgaaccgttcggtacgacgctttcggttcggtacgcggtacgcattatgtaccgaacggttcgttggagtaattaattatatttgaaaaaaaaaaaagagagagagagaaagaaatataatgatatgcgttcaacaaggtagcccaataacccaaacaacgtaacaggcaacgcccctgacactcccgaagaagaaaaaaacaccatcttatatgtttatgttaggctactcagcaggcgctcgctcactcagtacgcgctgaaggctcgttgcaaaatagccaatgcgtttaacagactagaaatgagaagatcctccaataaccaacaggtctggtgtttgggtgcactttggattccctttaagctataatggtgatggcaagagagtggtggataaaaaaacaacggtatgtcgcatctgcaacatgacagggtacaccagcgggattacaaacaaaaaaaaaaaaaaaaaaaacagcgggaatatctgggatatatgcgtcagtactatctgggaaaagacgaaaaaaaggagaaacatgcacgcagcaaactatccctgcagcatttagaaactatagcttacagggaatccaacccaaacaccagacctgttggttattttcggatcttatatttctggtctgttaaatgcattagacattttgcaacaagccttcagcgcgtgctgagtgagcgaacgccttaggggccgttcacatatcgtgcctaaaaacgcatggaaaacgctaagcgcgtctttctcctcctttccaaagcgctcgggcagaagcgctcatgaggcgtctgtctttgctaagcaacaatgacgtgctctctccatgagacgcggaaatttcagcgaaggataaatggatttgcagctctaaaaatcgcttgaatttatttcaaaattgcaatccatatacaactatgatcagctgttccttcatcttggcttgagctctcaacgttgttacgggaaaggatgaagctgattggttggttcttgtcacatgacccgcggtgcgcttgcggcattctgaaaagttgagatgtttttacattttgctgtatctaaaacgtatcgaaccgaaccgaaccgaaccgtgacatcagtgtatcgtatcgaaccgaaccgtgaattttgtgaaccgttacacccctattaaatatacagtaatgaGCAGCCATCTTTAGTGCTAAACTGTTGGCAAGTCTGCCATCTTGGATGGTTAACGAGGCAACTTACAGGCAAATGGCATTTAATCATTTTACTGTGGTGTAAAAATAGTCATCTTGtacagaaaacataaaataagagaaaaaaaaaacaagagtacAGTATATGCCCCAGAGATTGATTATTCGTATATAAAAATGAACACGGCaacaataacatttaatgtataaatactaaaaccaataataataataataataaaacaattggaaaaaaaatagaaataaaacttaaagaaaaaatattgcaataaaaaaatcgATTTGTAGGGTACATTATACAATGGTCACAATaacttaacaaaacaaaaacaatatcaatttatatggaggaaaaaaaacaccaaaaaaccTTCTGAAAAACCATTAAGTGGGAAACTCactttttattgttataaaaaaataatatactcaatgacaaatatataaaattcataCTCACTGCAAACTTTAAGGCGCTGGAACTCTCTGGTCCATCAAACTTAAAATTTTTGATATCTGGAAAATTCCCACCATCATTTCCTCTTGGTGCAAATCTCTTGTAACTCTTTTCTTTGGTGTCCGGGTCCTCATAGAGAGCATAATCGCTCATGCTATTGCAAACTTCTTCCAGCAGTTCAGTTAAGTAAGTCTCAGACCTAGCCAGAGGAACCTATCAGAAAAAGAATTCAGAATAAAGTTACAGAAAGCCTCGTTGACTGAATTACTAAAATCAAACcttggaaagaaaaagaaaactgagaAAAAAGTAGGGCACTGAGGTCACTTAGATGACCTTTTCCTTCCGTTCCCATCTTAAAACATCCCCGGTGCCACGACACTGACTTTTAAACTGCATCTCCAAAGTAGCAAAAGTAGATCCCCCTTGCCTTGGCAACAGAACAAAACCACACTGTGGTGTCTAGACAGGTCAAGGTGCAACCTGCTCCCGCCCCTTTGGCCTCTCCCGGAAGGAGAAAGGGAGATGGGGgccagagagagtgaaaaggctGGAGAGCTGGGTGCAAGCAGTGGGGAGGGGAGTTGTCAACAGCAGCCAAGTGCAGGGTAAAAAGTGGAGTCCCATCCTTTGGTTCTCATGGGCAGCTCATCTCTTCCACCCTACAATGATCAAAGCAGGAAGTCTTCCTTGTCAGTCCAGTCAAAGGGTGGCGGGGATGGGGGGTGAGGGGTTATTGGAAAGAGGACAGGTTGCAGATGAGCTGGATTTTCGTGCAATGTAGATCTATCCCTGACCCTATTGTCCCCTTTCAGACACAGTAAGGATGCTTCCGGTCTCACAGATTACATTATGAGGGCGTCTCTACCCCCTCCACTCTTGTGAGGTTCTGTGACATAAAGAGGCTTCCGTGGCTTGCTGCCATCTGGTCACAAATAAGATAAAAGGTCCGATGGAAGGACAGGAACTCATCTTCACATCCCCCCATCTTTTTAATTATAAAGCTGAATGCAGTTGGATGGGCCGCAAGATAAGACAATATATGAATAACTATGAACGAAGGAGCTAATCGCTTGCCTATAGGTGCTGGATGTTTAAACCATATGGATACAATGTGTGTATAAGAACATCTTTGGCACTAAATCTGAATGATCATATTTGATATCTCCACcaattacatttctaaattcaACTCATTAATCTGTAGGAGACTTTGGGTTAACCAATTGAGAACAAGAAGAGAGATTCAGTCGTGCACAAAAGTCCAAAAGGAATAAAAATTGAATCCTTTGAATCTAGCAGAAGATGGCCTGTGTGCCACAACCTCTGCTGATTCCTTATCATGCAATCCTGAAAGTGGAGGGGAATTAAACTCCTCCTCGTAACAGTCTGAAGGGTTTGAATAGAAGCTGCCAATAAAGAATTTCTgtaggaatgggggggggggggtgcaagcAGAGAAAAGGCTTCACAAGGATGCCATCCTTGACTGAATTCCCATTAGAGAGTCAGGCATCATTGTTGGGACTCATTTTGCtactttaaaattattaaacattagaaAATCTTAACATATTCAGTATATCAGATATAGGGTCTGATCAAgagctgtttattttttatttatacataaattgaCCTTTTAGCAAAAGCTGTTGAAGGTTATCTTTGGTTAATCTGCTAAAAACATGAAGCACATCGCAGGGGTTCACCTACAGCTTCAGGGCAAGTGAACCAAACCAAATATGAAAAGTGAAACAGAGAGGGATTTGACGAGCTATAATTagcctttattttaaaatgaagtcACTCTCAGGGAACAGTGAGCGAGTTCTGCTACACTGCTTCGGCTTTGCTTCCTTATTACTGAAAAGAAATGGGATACTCAGGAATCAAATACGAAAACATTCAGATGGAAGAAGTCAGCACGTGGATCTGGCTTCATTTGCTGGCACCACTAGGATGGTGGTTATGTGCGATAAGTAAATATGCCAAGCATATAATTCAGTACAGACAAGCTGGGTGCAAAACTGTTTTAACTTTACAGTGGCATCTGAGAGCTGCAGCGTTCTCTTTAGAATGGTTACAAGCCTCTCACTCTTAGCTTCTTTCgttttgtaatgaaaaataaaaacttaagtgTCCAAAATCACGTTACAGCTCCCTGAGCCGCATTTTAAAGCATAATATGCAATTAAAACCCAAACTCCTGACTTCACCTCATTGAGCTGATAAATGACAAATTAAGAAAAAAGACAGATGCATGAAACAAAAAAGTAATTCATTAATCAACTGTTTCATCTGCAACGAAGCAAGATATAACAGATTTAACAGGTTTCTTTCTCATCCCTAACAATACctgtagtttttgtttaaaacccAAACAGTATACCCAAATCAATAGTAAAATTtaaaaggtacaatttgtaagatatttgcagtaaaatatccaaaacccACTAGGcttgtgttatatattttgtccagctgattattgacaatatctctaatgttttcaactacttgtaaatcatgagaaaattcccattctaaacagtgacacggggcagtgcagtcgcctgtcaatgacgttagttgccctttgtt
It encodes:
- the cnpy1 gene encoding protein canopy-1 isoform X1, translating into MSRLSIIKVAGRGSTTDRHVATKTFTRASLTSQEISMSPWVKPVCLVLVAVFMLSSTTESKKDEALYCSACVAIAEELNYSISQTDPKKTIHVGGFRLKPDGSLTDKKVPLARSETYLTELLEEVCNSMSDYALYEDPDTKEKSYKRFAPRGNDGGNFPDIKNFKFDGPESSSALKFACESIVEELEDDIISLFASEAGHVSKTLCSEISGHCKSSVFQHREL
- the cnpy1 gene encoding protein canopy-1 isoform X2 yields the protein MSPWVKPVCLVLVAVFMLSSTTESKKDEALYCSACVAIAEELNYSISQTDPKKTIHVGGFRLKPDGSLTDKKVPLARSETYLTELLEEVCNSMSDYALYEDPDTKEKSYKRFAPRGNDGGNFPDIKNFKFDGPESSSALKFACESIVEELEDDIISLFASEAGHVSKTLCSEISGHCKSSVFQHREL